Below is a genomic region from Streptomyces roseoviridis.
GCCCAGCCACATCACGGCCTCGATCCCGGCGCCGTCCGCGGTGAGACCGCCGACCAGGGCGCCCAGCGCGATCGCCCCGTTGAAGACACCCACGAAGAGCGAGGACGCCGCCTCGCGGGCCTGCGGCGCGGCGGCCAGCAGCCAGGTCTGGGTGCTCACCGACACGCCGCCGTACGAGATGCCCCACACCGCGAGCATCACGCCGGCCGTCAGCACCGAGCCGCCGAGCAGCGGCAGCAGCCCCACCGTGGCCGCCAGGACGACGGCGATCACCAGGAGCGTGCCGCGCGGGGAGCGGCCCGCCCCGGCGCCGGCCGCGAAGTTCCCGAGGACGCCGGCGACGCCGTAGACGAGGAGCAGGGTGCCGATCATCGTGGGGCTGACCCCGGAGATCTCCTCCAGCGCGGGCCGTACGTAGGTGTAGGCGGCGAAGTGCCCGGTGACCAGGAACGCCACCACGGCGAGCCCGGTCGCCACCCGCGGGTTGCCGAACAGCTTCAGCACGCCACCGAGCCGGATGTCCTGCTCGGCCGGGAGCGGCGGCAGCAGGGCCGCGAGTGCGATCAGGACGACCACGGCCAGGGCGGCGATGACGACGAACGCCGTCCGCCAGTCGGCGAGTTCGCCGATGTACGTGCCGGCCGGGACGCCCAGCACCGAGGCCACCGCGATGCCGCTGAAGATGAGCGAGGTGGCCGGGCCGACGGCGGTGCCGGACACGAGCCGTACGGCGAGACCGGCGGCGACCGCCCAGACCACGCCCATGCCGATGCCGACGAGGACGCGGGCGACCACCATCACGCCGAAGCCGGGGGCC
It encodes:
- a CDS encoding MFS transporter, which gives rise to MAQTEEIAGKAPGEGQSVRRGGWPAVAAVAGATFTVVTSEMLPVGLLTPIGDALHVSEGTAGLTLTITGLVGAVSAPLLTPLLGKLDRRVLLCSLMAVLALGNLLAAWAPGFGVMVVARVLVGIGMGVVWAVAAGLAVRLVSGTAVGPATSLIFSGIAVASVLGVPAGTYIGELADWRTAFVVIAALAVVVLIALAALLPPLPAEQDIRLGGVLKLFGNPRVATGLAVVAFLVTGHFAAYTYVRPALEEISGVSPTMIGTLLLVYGVAGVLGNFAAGAGAGRSPRGTLLVIAVVLAATVGLLPLLGGSVLTAGVMLAVWGISYGGVSVSTQTWLLAAAPQAREAASSLFVGVFNGAIALGALVGGLTADGAGIEAVMWLGGGLALAALLVAALGRAPESGRLG